The region CCAAATCATTAAGATCTCAAATGATTCAGAGGTTATTGAAAACCCAAGGGCACTAATGGTACTCATACTAACATTTGCAAGCGATCATGCACACACTAAGAACCTAGAGATGAACCAAGTGATTAGGGATGCCTATGCGGCGGCCCTTTATTATATAATCAATAGGTTGATACTTGATAAATCATTAAACGATGAGGTAATAATTGGTCACAAGGACTTCCTCATTGGTATGGACAGTAATAGGGGAAGGGTAATCATATACTCATGCAAATTATGCAATAAGAACTGCTTCCTAATTGATGGTAATAATGGCTGTAACATACTCCGAGAAGCAAGGAGAAAGATTACCGAAATACTAATGCTATGATATTTAACTATGATGACAATTCCCATATTAACCCTTCATCATATTTTGCAAATATTCATTCTATATATAATGTAGAATATTCATATCTATGCATCTAAATATAACTACTCATATTCCATGGATATAAGCTAACCCATGTGAAATAAAGGATTACTTTTATTACATCACAATGATAATACGATGACATTCCAACTAAGCCTACCTATACCGCACCCATGGATAATTTATGGTGCGGTGGTCCTAGTTATTGAGATGGTAATAGGCTTCGCAGTACAGTTTAAGCGCGGCGTTTTGTCCCTCCATTACCTAAGCACCGTATTGCCTATCAAAGGCCCCACTGGTAATTGGGGTTCTGGGGCTGCCTTCATCGTGGGGCTGCTCACAGCCGTTGCGTATCCATTCTACGGGGCACCCATGACCTCATGCCACACCCAGTCAGATTACTTAAGAAAGCCCAGGCTTAAGGCCGTGGCGCATGCACTTGTTTGGTGGGGTTTCGTATTCGCGGCTATATCCACCGTGTTGGGTTTCATATTTGATGAGTGGGTTAACGAGACCACCTTCATACCCGGCGGTACACTGGGCCCTATGGGCCCATATGCCGTAATAGGAACCGGCACCCTAGGTGGCATTTTAATAATAATAGGTTTTGCATTAATGATGGCTGCCAGGTGGCAGGGTACAAGGCCCATTGGTGAGTCCGCCATGACCGATTTCTTCCTATGGACAGCCTTCTTCACCTCACTCAGCGGCTTCGCATTAATGGGTGTCGAATTAACGGTACCCAACAACTTCTACGCAGTATCAACGGCATTTACGGTACACATGTTCATAGTCACCATGATGTTCGCCACGATGCCCTGGTCCAAATTCGGCCATGCAATACTAACGCCGTTATGGGTACTCTACGACAAGTACAAAACACTCAAAGGCCCGCAGCCCAGGCTGCTCGGTCCCTGGAGCGGTGAGTTAGCTGAGAAAGCCCTTGAGTCGCACGTACCAAGTCATCCAAAGAGGGTCCACTGAGGTGGTGGGTATGCCCTCGTACGTAATCCCCGCAAAGTGCACGGGGTGTGGGGACTGCGTGAACATTTGCCCAAGCCACATAATGAGGTTCACTAAATCGGGGCTTTTTGGGAGGAAGGCCTACAATGCGGAGCCCGAGATGTGCTGGGAGTGCTACAACTGTGTGAAGCACTGTCCACAGGGTGCCGTGCAGATAAGGGGTTACCAGGACTTCACCCCGATGGGTGGTGCAGTGGAGGTTTATAGGGACGAGAAGACGAACAGGGTCTACTGGACCATTAGGTATAGGAACGGCACTATTAAGTACTTCGTATTCCCAATAAGAACAACACCCTGGGGCTCAATAAAGCCACCCACTGAATACCCAGAGCCACCCAAGGAGTTACTGAGGACTCCGTACTTGTCCTGCGAGCATGAGCAGCTAGGCGGTAATAAACTAGGCGTTGAGTTACCCAGGTATAAGGTTCCCGAGGTTGTGAAGGTGGAGGTGAGGGGGTGAGAGCATGGTGAGGGTTAGGTACGTAGACGCGGACATATTAATAATCGGCGGTGGAATGGCGGGCTCAGGGGCCGCCTGGGAGGCAAGGTACTGGTGCAGGAATTGCAGGGTTGTGATTGCCGAGAAAGCCAACATAAACAGGAGTGGTGCAGTGGCCATGGGCTTATCGGCAATAAACACTTACATGGGCCTTAAGTGCAAGGAGAACACTGTCGAGGACTACGTTAAGTACGTGAGGGGCGACCTAATGGGTATTGTGAGGGAGGACCTGGTTTATGACTATGCGAGGCACGTTGACTCCACGGTACACCTCTTCGACGAGTGGGGCCTGCCAATATGGCCAAACCCACAGACGGGGTGCTACGTTAGGGAGGGTAAGTGGCAGATAATGATACACGGAGAGTCATACAAGGCCATTGTGGCAGAGGCCGCAAGGAAGGCTGTGGGTGAGGAGAACGTGTTCAATAGGGTAATGGTGACGCACCTACTCAAGAGCCCAAGTAACCCCAACAGGGTAGTGGGTGCCATAGGCTTCAACGTGAATGACGGCACAGTATACGTATTCAGGGCGAAGGCAACCATAGTGAGTGCTGGTGGTGGATCACACGTCTATAGGCCTAGGTCACAGGGCGAGGGCTTGGGCAGGGCTTGGTACCCACCATGGTCCTCAGCATCATCTTACGGCTTGATGATAGAGGCCGGCGCGGTAATGACCATGATGGAGGCTAGGTTCGTGGTCCCAAGGTTCAAGGATGGGTATGGGCCAGTGGGGGCATACCAACTGTTGCTAAAGACCAAGATAACCAATGCATATGGTCAGGACTTCTGGAAGCCGCATTACGAGGAGATAAAGAAGTTGTACAGTGGTAAGGGTAACTACCCAGACCTACCAATAACACCAACAACACTAAGGGTATACGCACAAAGGCTTGAGTGGATGGCCGGCCGTGGACCAAGTCTAATGAGGACTGAGGAGACCGTTAAGAAGGGCACAGAGAGTGAGGCCATTGCCTACGAGGACTTCCTGGACATGACCATAAGCCAGGTGGTCATATGGGCTGGGCAGAACCATGAGCCTGCCGAGAGGCCCTATGAGGTAATCACCACGGAGCCCTACGTAATGGGTAGCCACGCCACGGAATGCGGTGCATGGGCCTCGGGACCTGACGACCTGGCTCCAAAGAAGATTGAGGGATTACCCGATGACAGGGGTTACCAGTACTACTGGGGTTACAACAGGATGACGACGCTCGACGGCTTATTCTGCGCGGGTGATGGTTGTGGGGCTAACCCGCACAAGTTCAGTAGTGGTTCATTCACAGAGGGTAGGCTAGCCGCTAAGTCTGCGGTGCTCTTCATAATGGATCATAGTGATGAGAAGATAGAGGTTGACAAGGCCCAGGTGGACTCGATAATTACTAAGTTGATGGAGCCCCTGGAGAGGTACGAACGTGGTAAGTACACGGTGGTCACAGGCCCAAGCTACATGCACCCAATAGACCCAACCAAGATGTATTGGAAGCAGGGCTTGTTCAGGCTTCAGAAGATCATGGATGAGTACGCGGGTGGTTGGTCAACAATGTACGTAACCAATGAGTGGATGTTGAATAGGGCCTTGGAGCTGCTTCAATTCCTTAAGGAGGACTTCATAAACTACGCAGCGGCCCAGGACTGGCATGAGTTAATGAGGGTTTGGGAGCTCTGGCACAGGATACTCACAGCGGAGGCCGTGGTTAGGCACATGCTCTTTAGGAAGGAGACTAGGTGGCCAGGCTACTACGTAAGGGCCGACTACCCAGCCCTTGACGATGAGAATTGGCATGTATTCGTTAACTCGAGGTATGATGCCAAGACAGGTAAGTGGGAGCTCTGGAAGGTGCCTGTGATACACATAATACCATTCCCATAATGCTAAATTAATGTTAAAAATTTAAAAGAATATCCTTAAAAACTCTTATAAAAACATATAACCATCCTCATCATAATTAATTATTTTATGTATTGATCAACAATATGTGGAATAAGGTTTTTATTAGTAATTACCATTGATGATGATGTATGAGTCTTAAGGTGTACATGCCACCACCACATGGTGGGAAGCTTGTTGATGCAGTTATTAGGGATAAGGACAAAGCAGTCAGTATGGCCGCGGGCGCCGTGCCCTATGACATAAGGGCTACGAGGGATCCCGTGAGTGGTATGCCCATTAGGAATGTTTATAGGGAGATAATGAGCATAGCCTATGGCTTCTTCAGCCCACTGGATAGGTTCATGACGAGGAATGAGGTTGAGAGTGTGCTTAAGGAGAGGAGGCTCCTTGATGGTTGGTTGTTCCCATTCCCAATAATATTTGACATAGCCGAGGATGACCTTAGGAAGCTCGGTGTTAAGGAGGGCGATAGATTACTGCTTAGGCTTAAGGGTGAACCCTTCGCGGTACTTGATATTGAGGAGATTTGGAGGTTTGACCCCAAGGACATTGCGGACAGAACCTTCGGAACCCCGGAGAAGAATGGTGAGGTGGTTAAGAGGAGATTTGATGAGAAGCACCCTGGCTGGTTGATTTACAGGAGCATGACTGGCACAGCCATTGCTGGCAAGGTCTTCGTTATAAACGAGCCTGTTTTCAAGGATCCCTACAACAGGTTCTGGTACCCACCCGCCAAGAGTAGGGAGGAGATTCAGAGGAGGGGTTGGAGGACCGTCATAGCTCACCAGACTAGGAATGTGCCCCACACAGGCCATGAACACCTAATGAAGAACGCAGCCTACCTGGGCGATATAGAACCAGCCCACGGCATACTGGTTAATGCAATCATTGGTGCCAAGAGGCTTGGGGACTTCGTTGACGAGGCTATTTTAGAAGGTCACGAGGCCATTAATAAGTATGGTTACATAAGCCCCAGGAGGCATATGGTTACAATGACCCTGTGGGACATGAGGTATGGAAACCCACTGGAGTCGTTGTTGCATGGCATAATTAGGCAGAATATGGGCTGCACGCACCATATGTTTGGCCGTGACCACGCAGCCGTGGGTGATTACTACGACCCATACGCAACCCAGATACTGTGGGAGAGGGGGTTGCCTAGCTATGGACTTAATGCACCACCTTATGATCTAGATAAGGGGCTTAAGATAAGGCCCGTGAATATAAAGGAGTTCTGGTACTGCCCCAAGTGTGGTGAAATAGCCTACAGCGACACGTGCGGTCATGCCGATATTGCCCAGAGGTTTAGTGGTTCCTTCATTAGGGGTTTGATTGCCGAGGGTATTGAGCCACCACCAATAATCTTCAGGCCCGAGGTTTACAGGGTTATTGTTAAGTGGTGGAGGGTGTATGGCTACCCATTCGTTAATAAGAAGTACCTTGAGTTAAAAGAGAGGGAGCTCGAGGTTGATGTACCCAAGTTGGAAGTACCCGTGAAGAGGTGATGGGCATGCCCTACAAGATGGCGGTAATACTCGACAAGGCCAGGCTTGAGAGAATCAAGGGAACACAACTGGAGAAGCTTGTGAAGGACCTCTACGGTGGTTACCTGAAGGTTATTGAGTTGGAGGTGCCTGATGATATTGCCCAGAGGATTCTTAAGGAGTTTCCGAGGGCTAGGATTGACGCCAGGGGCTTCATTGAGGAGACGCCCGTGGTCTTCAAGAGGGAGTTGTTCGAGGTTATTGCACAACTCAAGAGCGTGGGTAGGGAGGTTTTTGAGGAGTTACTAAAGCCCGAGAGACTCAGTAAGATTAAGGAGTATGCGGCTAAGGAGGAGGAGTACCTGCCACCACCTGAGCTGCCTGAGGAGAAGAAGTGATTATTAATTAGTCCTTTGTCAACTTAAAATTATTAGCAATGATTTTTTAATACCCAGCAATAATAAATTCCGTGGCACTGAAGAGGGAGTTCATTGATTTAGTAAAGGCCGAATCCGTAGGGTTGGGTGTTGATTTAGATGAATTAATTAAGGAGTTAGAGCCCTGCATTAATGAGCTAACGAGAGTTAATGTGACAATTGATGAGGCTAGGGAGCTCGTGAAAATGATCATTGGCTCATTATACAGGGATTGGAGGTACACATACATTGGTTGTAGGGATGTGGGGCAGATACTAAGTTACGTGAATACCTGCGGTGTCAATGGGATGTCAATGCGTAGGTATGACTCGATACTCTGCCCCATAATTATACCTGAGGGTATGCTCGGTGTTACGAACATAAAGTTATTATCCACGAAGCCCGTCTCGGTATTCGTTAAGAAGCTGGGCGAACCCTTGGGTGGTGTCTATGTGAGTGAGGGTATGTCCCTATTTAGTTACTTCGATGTGATGGAGTTTTCAGTGCCCATGAGGCTGAGGCCTGGTTTTTACGTTGTTGAGTTGTATAATTGTTGTAATGTTGATGTCAATGTTACGTTTCACGTAACATCCTGCGTAATCAGGGCTAGGAAATAACCAGCAATGCCTTAAGTACCTGGCAGTGGAGGAGCCTCATTAACGAATCCGCGAGGTCGCCGTGGACAACACCAACGTTGCCCCTGGCCCTCCATCGAAGGATCCTTAACGCCGAGTTAACGAGGTGCGCGAGATCCGCAAGTCTCCTGTCGTTGTATTCCACGGGGATCTCATTAACCAAGCCCTGGAGAGCCCTCGCCAGTTCCAGAACGAATCTGCCTGGTTCGTTGTTCACGGGGGAGGCCACTTCAATGGCTTCTGAGTACCTGCGGGTGCTTAGTAGTAGTATTGAGAGTAGTATCCTGACCTTATACTCATTACCCGCATCCTTAACACTGCTGAAGTACTTAATCGAGTCCTGAAGGCTAACGCCAAGTACGGGGTTTATTAGCTCGGCATAGTCGCTGCAGTCCGTGCTCATTAATGCCCTAGACTTTATGTAATTATGCACCGCCGAGGAGGCGAAGGCCCTATTACCCCTGGCCAGGGATTTCTCAAGTACGAACATGAAGTCCCCCGCGGCATCCCTGAAGTTGCCAGTGAGGTAATTTAGGACCCCTCGTTTATCCCTAAGGCTTATCTGCATGTCAATACCCAACCCTGTATTGCCAAGGCACCTACCCACGAGGTCCAGGGCGTTTGCGAGTGTTGTGTTGGCCTCGTCATACCTGCCCAGGTTTATTTGGGCCGCCGCCTTGGTCTCCATCAACCTGGCAATTAAGTAGCATGTTTCCTCATCATTGGGGGACTGGCTGAATAACCTCAGCCCCTGGTCCACGTACCTGAGGGTCTCCAGGACATAACCACTGTTCATTAGCGCCTCGGCCGTGCGTAGCATCAGGCTCGCGTACTCCCGCGGGTACCTACTCACCACCTCATCGCTTAGCTCCGCCGCTGCCTTTATGTATGGGTAGATGGTGAGTATGTTATCTATCCTACTCACCGCGTAGCTTAAGCCCTCTAGGGCTGCGTCGTAGCGACCAACCCTCATGCCCATTAGGAACGCCTTGACGCCATATCTACGTGCAAGTTCCGGTGAGTTTGCCTCAAAGCCGAACCTGGCAAGTCTTAGGCATGTGCTTAATACCTCATTGAGCACCTCCGGGTCGTTGTAATTGACGTGTTCGAGGTATGAAGACCCATACTCAGCAATGGCTACATCCCTCTCGAGGCTGCGGGGCTTGGATTTATAGTGACCATAAAGCCTCCTAAACGCCATTGTTTCGTACTCCCTTGCTACACTCCTTACATAGTCCCTGCCCTTATCCGTTAGGGTAACCTCCCCATCCTTAATTGTTAAGTAACCTCCCTCTAACCCACGGCTAATGGCTTCATCACTAAAACCCATCTCGTGGAGCATGGTAGTACTTACATTGCCCAGTATCTCAATGGCCTTTAGCATTATGGCCACCTCGTCGTAATTGGCATTCATTGTTCGTTTTCACGGTTCCACGTTAATAAGCTTTTATTGTTAAATCCCCAATCAATGGCGTTAGATGCCTTGTTTCTGGTAATCATTGGTATTCCACATGGGTTGTGTAATAACAAGTATTATTTACTATATTAATGCATACATGAACTTTAATGCCCATTTACGTGGTTGGCGCTGGCCCCTGGGATCCGGACCTAATTACGTTAAAGGCTGTTAAAGTATTGGTTAAGGCTGATGTGGTATACTTTGGCTCCTTAATTAATGAGGAGATAATCAGTAGGTACGCACCGAGGGCCAGGAGGATTTACATGGGGCATGTTAGGGGTGAGGATCATGAAAGGTTCGTTAGGGAAGCCATCAAATTGGCTAAGGAGGGCCTCAACGTGGTCTTCCTAAAGAATGGTGACCCCACGATATTTGGTAGGGGTATTGAAATTTGTAGGGAGGCTATTAAGGAGGGTGTTGATTGTGAGATTGTGCCAGGCGTTAGCAGCTTCACCGCAGCGGCCGCCAGATACCTCATTGAGTTTGGCAGAAGCATAGCCCTTGTGGCATACCCAAACCTGGAGGTCCTTGGGGAGCTTGGTAATGTGGATACGAAGGTCGTCTTCATGTCCACCGAGGCCATAAACCAGGTCTTAAGGTTTCTTAGGGGTGATGAGGAGTTGATCGTGATAAGCAGGGCCACGTACCCCGATGAGAACATGGTGGTCATTAACGGGGAGGTCAAGGGAGACCTAGAGGGTATTAAGAGACCATCAATAATCATAATTAGGAAGAAGGTGGTGAGGGATGAGGGTCATTAATACGGTGCCCAGGCTCGTGATAGCATCCTACAAGGGTAAGGTGGGTAAGACCACTGCAACCCTGGCCATAGCGATGGCGCTGAGCATGAGGGGCCACAGGGTTTCCATGTTTAAGGTGGGGCCTGACTTCATAGACCCATCATACCACAGAGCAATCACCGGAACCTACAGTAGGAACCTGGACTATATCTTAATGGGTGAGAAGGTACTCAGTAGGTTCCATAGGTACTCCCAGGGAAGTGACATAGCAATAATCGAGGGTGTGGGTGGGATTTACGACAGTCCCGACGGCGAGAGCGAAATCGGTAGTACGGCGCACCTGGCCAAGATGCTCAGGGCCCCAGTGGCCCTGGTGATTAATGGGGAGAGGATAAACAGGACGGTGAGGGCCCTGGTGAGGGGGTTGAGGGACTTTGATAGGGATGTTAGGATAGTGGGTGCGGTACTGACTAACGTGACCCAGAGGCAGGTTGATAAGTTGGTGAGGGCTGTGGAGTCCGAGGGCATTCAATTCCTAGGCTACATACCCAGGGATGAGGGGGTTGAAGGCGCCATGCAGTACAGGCACTTGGGGCTTGTCCATGCCGATG is a window of Vulcanisaeta thermophila DNA encoding:
- the aprB gene encoding adenylyl-sulfate reductase subunit beta — its product is MPSYVIPAKCTGCGDCVNICPSHIMRFTKSGLFGRKAYNAEPEMCWECYNCVKHCPQGAVQIRGYQDFTPMGGAVEVYRDEKTNRVYWTIRYRNGTIKYFVFPIRTTPWGSIKPPTEYPEPPKELLRTPYLSCEHEQLGGNKLGVELPRYKVPEVVKVEVRG
- the aprA gene encoding adenylyl-sulfate reductase subunit alpha → MVRVRYVDADILIIGGGMAGSGAAWEARYWCRNCRVVIAEKANINRSGAVAMGLSAINTYMGLKCKENTVEDYVKYVRGDLMGIVREDLVYDYARHVDSTVHLFDEWGLPIWPNPQTGCYVREGKWQIMIHGESYKAIVAEAARKAVGEENVFNRVMVTHLLKSPSNPNRVVGAIGFNVNDGTVYVFRAKATIVSAGGGSHVYRPRSQGEGLGRAWYPPWSSASSYGLMIEAGAVMTMMEARFVVPRFKDGYGPVGAYQLLLKTKITNAYGQDFWKPHYEEIKKLYSGKGNYPDLPITPTTLRVYAQRLEWMAGRGPSLMRTEETVKKGTESEAIAYEDFLDMTISQVVIWAGQNHEPAERPYEVITTEPYVMGSHATECGAWASGPDDLAPKKIEGLPDDRGYQYYWGYNRMTTLDGLFCAGDGCGANPHKFSSGSFTEGRLAAKSAVLFIMDHSDEKIEVDKAQVDSIITKLMEPLERYERGKYTVVTGPSYMHPIDPTKMYWKQGLFRLQKIMDEYAGGWSTMYVTNEWMLNRALELLQFLKEDFINYAAAQDWHELMRVWELWHRILTAEAVVRHMLFRKETRWPGYYVRADYPALDDENWHVFVNSRYDAKTGKWELWKVPVIHIIPFP
- the sat gene encoding sulfate adenylyltransferase, which produces MSLKVYMPPPHGGKLVDAVIRDKDKAVSMAAGAVPYDIRATRDPVSGMPIRNVYREIMSIAYGFFSPLDRFMTRNEVESVLKERRLLDGWLFPFPIIFDIAEDDLRKLGVKEGDRLLLRLKGEPFAVLDIEEIWRFDPKDIADRTFGTPEKNGEVVKRRFDEKHPGWLIYRSMTGTAIAGKVFVINEPVFKDPYNRFWYPPAKSREEIQRRGWRTVIAHQTRNVPHTGHEHLMKNAAYLGDIEPAHGILVNAIIGAKRLGDFVDEAILEGHEAINKYGYISPRRHMVTMTLWDMRYGNPLESLLHGIIRQNMGCTHHMFGRDHAAVGDYYDPYATQILWERGLPSYGLNAPPYDLDKGLKIRPVNIKEFWYCPKCGEIAYSDTCGHADIAQRFSGSFIRGLIAEGIEPPPIIFRPEVYRVIVKWWRVYGYPFVNKKYLELKERELEVDVPKLEVPVKR
- a CDS encoding DUF6955 family protein codes for the protein MPYKMAVILDKARLERIKGTQLEKLVKDLYGGYLKVIELEVPDDIAQRILKEFPRARIDARGFIEETPVVFKRELFEVIAQLKSVGREVFEELLKPERLSKIKEYAAKEEEYLPPPELPEEKK
- a CDS encoding SAM-dependent methyltransferase, with the translated sequence MPIYVVGAGPWDPDLITLKAVKVLVKADVVYFGSLINEEIISRYAPRARRIYMGHVRGEDHERFVREAIKLAKEGLNVVFLKNGDPTIFGRGIEICREAIKEGVDCEIVPGVSSFTAAAARYLIEFGRSIALVAYPNLEVLGELGNVDTKVVFMSTEAINQVLRFLRGDEELIVISRATYPDENMVVINGEVKGDLEGIKRPSIIIIRKKVVRDEGH